The DNA sequence ACGGTGACAGACAACGCCTTTCAGTTTCTCGGAGTCGCACCTCTGCTGGGCCGCGGTATTGTCCCCGGCGACGCGAAACCTGGAGCGCCGCTGGTCTTTGTTCTCAGTCACAAGGTGTGGCTCAGCCGATTTGGAGGCGACCCGCATATCGTCGGACAGACGTTCCGCCTGAATGACAAGCCGGCCACGTTGGTGGGTATCATGCCCAGGCGTTTTGCCTTCTGGGGCGGCGAGATTTGGATGCCGGCCACTGTCGATCCCTCCGAACCCGGAGCTGCGGGGCGCAACTTCGTTCTCTATGGCCACCTGAGACCGGGTTTGAGTGTCCGGGCCGCGGAAGACGAGTTGACGGGTCTTGCAACCAGATTGTCCCCGGTCTATGCCCGAAGCTATCCTGAGCACTTCCTCATCCGCCTGGAGCAGCTCGCCGATATCGCTGTGGGCCGCTTCCGGAATGCCCTGTTCACGCTGGTGGGTGCGGTTGGACTGCTGCTCCTGATTGGCTGTGCGAACGTTGCGAACCTGCTGCTGGCCCGGGCGGCAGGTCGCCAGAAAGAACTGGCGCTTCGGATGACGCTGGGAGCGGGGCGGTGGAGAATCGTCCGGCAACTCATGACCGAGAGCATTCTGCTTGCCCTCGCCGGAGCGGTCGCGGGCTGTGTTTTTGCCTCGGTGGCGCTAAAAGGACTGATCGCGCTTGTGCCGCTCTACACCTTCCCTGACGAGGCCCTCATCGCCATTAACCGGCAGGTGCTACTGGCAACGGCAGGCGTCGCGATTGCGGCGGCATTCATCTTCGGACTAGCGCCCGCCTTATTGTCGTCCCGTGGTGACCTGATCGAACCGCTGCGCGGCGGCGCGCGCGGCAACACAGGCTTTCGCCGCAGCCGTCTCCGGAATGGATTGATTGCCGTTGAGATCACTCTCTCCATGCTGCTGCTGACAGCCTCCGGCCTCCTGATGCGCAGCTTCTTTCTGCAGCGGCAGGTGGATAACGGCATTCGCACGAGCCACATGCTGATGACCAGCCTGAGTCTTCCGGCCGCTCAGTACCGGACGACGGGGTTGCAGGCACGCTTCACCGGCGAGCTGTTGCGGCGCCTGGAGACGCTACCGGGCGTGGTCTCGGATGCCGCGGCCGTCGACGCTCCTCCCAGGGGTGGGCCAACCACGGAATTCGACATTCCTGGGATTGCGCACTCCGAGCGCTGGAAGGGCCACTTTCTGCCATGCACCCGCCAGTACTTCGACACAACCGGCCTCCGTCTGCTTGCCGGGCGGCTCACCACCGCCGACGATGAGCAGGGCAAGCGCAAGGTGGCATTGATCAATCAGAGCATGGTGCGGAAGTACTTCGGCAAGCAGGACCCTCTCGGGCGGCACCTGGTGATTCAGGCCCTCAGGAACGCGCCGGAGCCGATCGCCGATCCGCGGTTCGAGGTGGTCGGCGTGGTATCCGATATGAAGAACCAGGGCGTGCGCGAAGAGGTGGCGCCGCAGGCGTTCATCCCCTACACAGTGCAAGGATACGGCACG is a window from the uncultured Paludibaculum sp. genome containing:
- a CDS encoding ABC transporter permease, with protein sequence MHSLGQDLRFSIRSLLKDRGFFLACVAALGLGIGSTTAIFSVVENVLLNPFPYTDSDRIYGFRIVERDNATAGGRNYFSVPEFRDYQQKNHIFTDSMGVWETTTLMGSGDDLVPLDTDTVTDNAFQFLGVAPLLGRGIVPGDAKPGAPLVFVLSHKVWLSRFGGDPHIVGQTFRLNDKPATLVGIMPRRFAFWGGEIWMPATVDPSEPGAAGRNFVLYGHLRPGLSVRAAEDELTGLATRLSPVYARSYPEHFLIRLEQLADIAVGRFRNALFTLVGAVGLLLLIGCANVANLLLARAAGRQKELALRMTLGAGRWRIVRQLMTESILLALAGAVAGCVFASVALKGLIALVPLYTFPDEALIAINRQVLLATAGVAIAAAFIFGLAPALLSSRGDLIEPLRGGARGNTGFRRSRLRNGLIAVEITLSMLLLTASGLLMRSFFLQRQVDNGIRTSHMLMTSLSLPAAQYRTTGLQARFTGELLRRLETLPGVVSDAAAVDAPPRGGPTTEFDIPGIAHSERWKGHFLPCTRQYFDTTGLRLLAGRLTTADDEQGKRKVALINQSMVRKYFGKQDPLGRHLVIQALRNAPEPIADPRFEVVGVVSDMKNQGVREEVAPQAFIPYTVQGYGTAVVLLHTAGEPTAQIRALTAEILKLDRNVVPQQTMTVEDALEITEYARPRFGLVLFSVFAGIGLLLMTVGVYSVVSWTVTQQRHEIGIRMALGASARDVHRMVLTDTLRLVLVGVAAGMALSWVVGRLLASQLWGVPGYDSITLCVVSGILIAVGLAAAYLPSVRATRVDPAVCLRWE